From a single Granulicella aggregans genomic region:
- a CDS encoding ROK family protein yields MAKIIGVTLSERVQAALVVDHKLAGPLQCFPDDGGEDDGALIEMPTDDLVKMLCEQITCAAQGATDISAVGVALPGVIRNGVVEDSPNLPQLKGARIADLLTLKLAEHGLSNVAVNVMNDADSMAAGLAATRQKLDRLIRVWTLGIGIGYGRYPFIDGVWEGGHGVVSLDDKERYCGCGGRGHLEGIMGHRAMRLRFLDMEPEEVFEAANAANPDKRCLDFKRLWHKALAAATATEIHQEGAGKFFITGFNVRFLDLPMLKDYLQQMVKMSPLQSYSLEIVKDDAETRVIGAAVSAEQAAARG; encoded by the coding sequence ATGGCGAAGATAATTGGCGTGACCTTGTCAGAACGCGTTCAGGCAGCACTGGTCGTCGACCACAAACTGGCCGGCCCGCTGCAATGCTTCCCCGATGATGGCGGCGAGGACGATGGCGCTCTCATCGAGATGCCCACCGACGACCTGGTCAAGATGCTGTGCGAGCAGATCACCTGCGCCGCCCAAGGTGCGACAGACATCTCCGCCGTCGGTGTCGCCCTTCCCGGCGTCATCCGCAACGGCGTCGTCGAAGACTCTCCTAATCTTCCTCAGCTCAAGGGCGCGCGCATCGCGGATCTTCTCACCCTCAAGCTTGCAGAACACGGCCTCTCGAACGTCGCCGTCAACGTGATGAACGATGCCGACAGCATGGCCGCCGGTCTCGCCGCGACCCGGCAAAAGCTCGACCGCCTCATTCGCGTCTGGACCCTGGGCATCGGCATTGGATACGGTCGCTACCCCTTCATCGACGGCGTGTGGGAGGGCGGCCACGGCGTCGTCTCGCTCGACGATAAAGAGCGTTACTGCGGCTGCGGTGGACGCGGCCACCTCGAGGGCATCATGGGCCATCGCGCTATGCGGCTTCGCTTCCTCGACATGGAGCCCGAAGAGGTCTTCGAGGCCGCCAACGCGGCCAATCCCGACAAGCGCTGCCTCGACTTCAAGCGCCTCTGGCATAAGGCCCTCGCCGCCGCCACCGCCACCGAGATCCACCAGGAAGGTGCCGGCAAGTTCTTCATTACCGGATTCAACGTCCGCTTCCTCGACCTGCCCATGCTGAAGGACTACCTCCAGCAGATGGTCAAGATGAGCCCTCTGCAAAGCTACTCGCTCGAGATCGTCAAGGACGACGCCGAGACGCGCGTCATAGGCGCCGCCGTCTCGGCAGAACAGGCCGCAGCTCGGGGCTGA
- a CDS encoding redoxin domain-containing protein, which translates to MPAEPKSAALSLTFQRIGWLLAVVLSLFAPPAKLPAQFGTPATGSPLATLAPTGTRVVVLFFVASDCPISDRTFPEMKRLREQFTPRGVKFYFVYPNSTEHAAEITTHQRAFDPGGEILLDPTGDLLRLTHARVTPEVSVLVPDKTRWQPLYTGRIDDRYIHLGLERPRPNHIFAEEALNAVLANKPAPKPTGTPVGCSIVNPATTGSPEGR; encoded by the coding sequence GTGCCCGCTGAGCCCAAATCCGCCGCGCTCTCACTCACCTTCCAGCGCATAGGCTGGCTGCTCGCCGTCGTCCTCTCGCTCTTCGCGCCGCCGGCCAAACTCCCGGCCCAGTTCGGCACACCCGCCACCGGCAGCCCCTTAGCGACGCTCGCGCCCACCGGAACCCGCGTCGTTGTCCTTTTCTTCGTCGCCTCCGACTGTCCCATCTCTGACCGCACCTTCCCCGAGATGAAGCGCCTCCGCGAGCAGTTCACCCCACGCGGCGTGAAATTCTACTTCGTCTATCCCAACTCCACCGAACACGCCGCGGAGATCACCACCCACCAGCGTGCCTTCGATCCGGGCGGCGAGATTCTCCTCGACCCAACCGGCGATCTCCTCCGCTTGACCCACGCCCGCGTCACGCCGGAAGTTTCAGTCCTGGTCCCGGATAAAACCAGGTGGCAGCCCCTCTACACCGGCCGTATCGACGACCGCTACATCCACCTCGGCCTCGAACGCCCCCGCCCCAACCACATCTTCGCCGAGGAAGCCCTGAACGCCGTCCTCGCCAACAAACCCGCACCAAAACCCACCGGAACCCCGGTCGGCTGCAGTATCGTCAACCCGGCCACTACCGGCTCACCGGAGGGCCGTTGA
- the mutM gene encoding bifunctional DNA-formamidopyrimidine glycosylase/DNA-(apurinic or apyrimidinic site) lyase yields MPELPEVETVANGVHARIHGQIVLSVWTSNKPQTFKSPPEEIAEVLTGSRVERVHRVGKTIVCDLRGSGKNSQFLVHLGMTGRLLVSEAEVPLPPHTHAVLGLSGGKELRFVDARRFGRLSVVSEVEEGYAGPGTEPLTIPLEEFVALFRGRKTAIKAALLNQSLLHGVGNIYADESLFRAGIKPKRQAGRLTRAELARLREALISVLTHAISLGGSSVSDYVDADGVRGFFQLEHKVYMRTGEPCVVCKAPIKKIVVGGRSTHFCSTCQK; encoded by the coding sequence ATGCCTGAACTCCCCGAAGTCGAAACGGTCGCAAACGGCGTCCACGCTCGCATCCACGGTCAAATCGTCCTCTCTGTGTGGACCAGCAACAAGCCGCAGACGTTCAAGTCGCCTCCGGAGGAGATTGCCGAGGTGCTGACCGGGAGCCGGGTTGAGCGGGTGCATCGGGTGGGGAAGACGATTGTTTGCGACCTTCGCGGCAGTGGTAAAAACTCGCAGTTCCTGGTGCATCTGGGGATGACGGGGCGCCTGCTGGTGTCAGAGGCTGAGGTACCGCTGCCGCCGCACACCCATGCGGTGCTGGGCTTGAGCGGAGGCAAGGAGCTGCGGTTTGTCGACGCGCGGAGGTTTGGGCGGCTTTCGGTGGTGAGCGAGGTGGAGGAGGGTTACGCGGGTCCGGGGACGGAGCCGCTGACGATCCCGCTGGAGGAGTTTGTGGCTCTGTTTCGTGGTCGCAAGACGGCGATCAAGGCGGCGCTGCTGAACCAGTCGCTGCTGCATGGGGTGGGAAATATCTATGCGGATGAGAGCCTGTTCCGGGCGGGGATCAAGCCGAAGCGGCAGGCGGGGCGGCTGACGCGGGCAGAACTGGCACGGCTGCGGGAGGCGCTGATCTCGGTGCTGACTCATGCGATCTCGCTGGGTGGGTCTTCGGTGTCGGACTATGTGGATGCGGACGGTGTGCGCGGGTTCTTCCAGCTTGAGCACAAGGTTTACATGAGGACGGGGGAGCCTTGTGTGGTCTGCAAGGCTCCCATCAAGAAGATTGTGGTGGGTGGGCGGAGTACGCACTTCTGCTCAACCTGCCAGAAGTAA
- the sthA gene encoding Si-specific NAD(P)(+) transhydrogenase → MSSVYDLIVIGSGPAGQRAAIYGAKLGKKVALIEMREVVGGACINTGTIPSKTMREAVLHLSGYNYKSIYGMNYRVKERITMADLAFRVQHVIKTEVDVTEAQLSRNNIEMLVGTASFEDANHVRVTNSRGSTVYETKNVLIATGTKPAASAKVPINGTSIINSDLVLDLPSLPKTMIVVGGGVIGVEYTCMFSALGVRVTLIERRPRLLEFADQEIVEALSYHLRDSRVTMRLNEEVESVEEMPDGTVVANLESKKKLQGDALLYAVGRQGNVDELNLEKVGVESDSRGRIPVDKDFRTKVPNIFAGGDVIGFPSLASVSMEQGRIAAARAFGDETVISNPSFYPYGIYTIPEISFIGKTEEQLTEEDVPYEVGVAYYREIARGQIRGDTTGRLKIIFHRVTHAILGVHIIGEGASELLHIGQAVMALGGKLDYFVETVFNYPTLAECYKVAAFNGLNRVSKFD, encoded by the coding sequence ATGAGTAGTGTTTACGATCTGATCGTCATCGGGTCCGGTCCAGCCGGACAGCGGGCAGCCATCTACGGCGCGAAGCTGGGGAAAAAAGTCGCCCTCATCGAGATGCGTGAAGTCGTCGGGGGAGCCTGCATCAACACTGGCACCATCCCCTCGAAGACCATGCGCGAGGCCGTCCTCCACCTCTCCGGATACAACTACAAGTCCATCTACGGGATGAACTACCGGGTGAAGGAACGCATCACCATGGCGGATCTCGCCTTCCGGGTTCAACACGTCATCAAGACCGAGGTCGACGTCACCGAAGCCCAGCTCTCGCGCAACAACATCGAGATGCTCGTCGGCACCGCAAGCTTCGAGGACGCCAACCACGTCCGCGTCACCAACTCGCGCGGCAGCACCGTGTACGAGACCAAGAACGTCCTCATCGCGACCGGCACCAAGCCCGCCGCCTCGGCCAAGGTGCCCATCAACGGCACCAGCATCATCAACAGCGACCTGGTCCTCGACCTGCCCTCGCTGCCCAAGACGATGATCGTCGTCGGCGGCGGCGTCATCGGCGTTGAGTACACCTGCATGTTCTCCGCCCTCGGCGTCCGCGTCACCTTGATCGAACGCCGCCCGCGCCTGCTCGAGTTCGCCGATCAGGAGATCGTCGAGGCCCTCAGCTACCATCTCCGCGACTCACGAGTCACCATGCGACTCAACGAAGAAGTGGAGAGCGTCGAAGAGATGCCCGACGGCACCGTCGTCGCCAATCTCGAAAGCAAGAAGAAGCTTCAGGGCGACGCGCTGCTCTACGCCGTCGGCCGCCAGGGCAACGTCGACGAACTCAATTTGGAAAAGGTCGGAGTCGAGTCCGACTCCCGCGGCCGTATCCCGGTCGACAAGGACTTTCGGACCAAGGTTCCCAACATCTTCGCCGGTGGCGACGTCATCGGCTTCCCCTCGCTCGCCTCGGTATCGATGGAGCAGGGCCGCATCGCTGCTGCTCGCGCCTTTGGCGACGAGACCGTGATCTCGAACCCCAGCTTCTACCCCTACGGCATCTACACCATTCCCGAGATCAGCTTCATCGGGAAGACCGAAGAGCAGTTGACCGAGGAAGACGTTCCCTACGAGGTTGGCGTCGCCTACTACCGCGAGATCGCCCGCGGCCAGATTCGCGGCGATACGACCGGCCGCCTGAAGATCATCTTCCACCGCGTCACCCACGCGATCCTCGGCGTCCATATCATCGGCGAGGGTGCCAGCGAGCTCCTTCACATTGGGCAGGCCGTCATGGCGCTCGGCGGAAAGCTCGATTATTTCGTCGAAACAGTCTTCAACTACCCAACTCTCGCAGAATGTTATAAAGTAGCGGCTTTCAACGGGTTGAACCGTGTGAGCAAGTTCGACTAG
- a CDS encoding thiamine phosphate synthase — MFRYAITDRRSVKGEPSQSPESDRFAGLVDQAKRLAAEGVDFLQLREKDLEAKELIGVARRIITAAREGRAGDGSVLRVLVNGRPDVALAAGADGLHLPSGAEQLTVGQVRRIFAAREAIVSVACHTLAEVERASGDGADLILFSPVFGKVIPGGETLAGLGLERLSEACHAAGETPVLALGGVTLENAQACVAAGASGIAAIRFFL, encoded by the coding sequence ATGTTTCGATACGCCATTACCGATCGCCGCTCAGTCAAAGGTGAGCCGAGCCAATCTCCGGAATCAGACCGCTTCGCCGGGCTGGTTGACCAGGCGAAGCGGCTGGCTGCGGAGGGCGTCGATTTTCTCCAGTTGCGGGAGAAGGACCTTGAAGCTAAGGAACTCATCGGCGTGGCGAGAAGGATCATCACCGCCGCGCGCGAGGGGCGAGCGGGAGACGGGTCCGTTTTGCGGGTGCTGGTGAACGGAAGGCCGGATGTGGCGCTGGCTGCGGGGGCGGATGGGCTGCATCTTCCGTCGGGTGCGGAGCAGCTCACGGTGGGTCAGGTGCGGCGGATCTTTGCGGCGAGAGAGGCAATTGTCAGTGTCGCCTGCCATACGCTTGCGGAGGTTGAGCGCGCGAGCGGGGACGGTGCCGATTTGATTCTCTTCAGCCCGGTCTTTGGGAAGGTGATTCCCGGAGGCGAGACCCTTGCTGGCTTGGGGCTGGAGCGTCTGTCGGAGGCTTGTCACGCGGCGGGAGAGACGCCGGTGCTCGCGCTGGGCGGCGTCACGCTGGAGAATGCGCAGGCGTGCGTCGCGGCGGGAGCAAGTGGGATTGCCGCGATCCGCTTCTTTCTCTGA
- a CDS encoding TonB C-terminal domain-containing protein produces MTSSPLRSTLLAMLLASFHCAHAQDQKPSSSNPLPSGPAPTTLVLPKSTGPVTVFSSRPQDVPPDTPELSEEDSFCTTPSSTTYKTDRHLTAEEKKAVDLYARNTSKTISSNWKIPRGAGDPWRKGAVVRIRFEILPDGSLNNPTIMMTSGRASYDQSALDSIKHSAPFAPPPPIDTSPMKVCFSFGYRMDPSHTTTSDLPEDVFAKKKPSPQ; encoded by the coding sequence ATGACCTCCAGCCCCCTGCGTTCCACGCTCCTGGCCATGCTGCTCGCCTCTTTCCATTGCGCGCACGCGCAAGACCAGAAACCCAGCTCGTCCAACCCATTGCCTTCAGGGCCAGCTCCCACCACACTCGTCCTGCCGAAATCAACTGGACCGGTGACGGTCTTTTCCTCCAGGCCTCAGGACGTTCCCCCAGACACTCCGGAGCTCTCCGAAGAGGACAGCTTCTGCACTACTCCTTCCAGCACCACCTACAAGACCGATCGACACCTGACCGCCGAAGAGAAGAAAGCCGTAGACCTCTACGCACGGAACACCAGTAAGACGATCTCGAGCAACTGGAAGATCCCGCGCGGAGCAGGTGATCCCTGGCGGAAAGGTGCTGTAGTCCGGATCCGCTTCGAGATTCTGCCGGACGGTTCTTTGAACAATCCGACCATCATGATGACCTCTGGCCGAGCCAGCTACGACCAGAGCGCGCTCGATAGCATCAAGCATTCGGCACCGTTCGCTCCCCCACCACCTATCGATACAAGTCCGATGAAGGTGTGTTTTAGCTTTGGCTACCGCATGGATCCCAGCCACACTACCACCAGCGACCTCCCGGAAGACGTCTTCGCCAAGAAGAAGCCGTCGCCACAGTGA
- a CDS encoding tetratricopeptide repeat protein, protein MNLPTLTGHQSRVPLLRDGFIVAMVGIRARANRLHLLRPKTFLVLLATTISAHAAPPEKPTWRTHIAPIVYARCTTCHHSGGSGPFPLTTYADVKRYASVIAPAVESRYMPPWLPVPGHGDLADSRRLSDSELALIRRWIAASTPEGDGPIPTAPTYNADWQLGPPDLVLETENPVEVPATGTDLFVNVILPNPTKGTHWVRAMEIKPGSPRIVHHANVLIDRTASLRHAHPADWQQGIPGMDINVDSGDNFDPDSHFLFWKPDSTALIEPEGMPWRLDEGNDLVLNLHLKPSGKPESTRVRIGLYFTDKPATRHPMLLQLQHDAALDIPPGDASFSIEDSLKLPVAVDVLGIYPHAHYLCKRMEAWATLPSGQRRDLVLITDWDINRQSVYRLAHPLPLPAGSVLHMRYLYDNSAANPRNPHTPPVRVHAGNRSEDEMGHFWIQVLPQPSSTMTEIQARESLERAWMESVLRKSPQDPIALYNLASLDLSEGKPAQAADRYRKLLVEKPDDPRTLTALGSALEASGDLPAAQAQFRAAHTADSTYADATFDLAALDLRLATATESAPNADANLTEAESLFLIVLATHPNDSEAEHQLSLLYAAEGRLANSLAHLQRWQSLAPTDPEPHRALAQVYMQMGQLPDAIREQQSVVTLLPNSSNDWSDLGVMQARSGDKASARHSLEQAIKIDPTNQAAQSNLTMLK, encoded by the coding sequence TTGAACCTCCCTACCCTGACCGGCCACCAAAGCCGGGTGCCCCTTCTTCGCGACGGCTTCATCGTCGCTATGGTAGGCATTCGCGCCCGCGCGAACCGCCTCCATCTCCTGCGACCCAAGACCTTCCTCGTCCTACTCGCAACCACGATCTCCGCCCACGCCGCCCCTCCCGAAAAACCCACATGGCGAACTCACATCGCCCCCATCGTCTACGCCCGCTGCACCACCTGCCACCACTCCGGCGGCTCCGGCCCATTCCCTCTCACCACCTACGCCGACGTCAAACGCTACGCCTCCGTCATCGCCCCTGCCGTCGAGAGCCGCTACATGCCACCGTGGCTCCCCGTTCCTGGCCACGGCGACCTGGCCGACTCCCGTCGCCTCTCCGACTCCGAACTCGCCCTCATCCGCCGCTGGATAGCCGCCAGCACCCCCGAAGGCGACGGCCCCATCCCCACCGCGCCTACCTACAACGCCGACTGGCAGCTAGGCCCTCCCGACCTCGTACTGGAAACAGAGAACCCGGTTGAAGTCCCCGCCACCGGAACCGACCTCTTCGTCAACGTGATCCTCCCGAACCCTACGAAAGGAACTCACTGGGTCCGCGCCATGGAGATCAAGCCCGGCTCCCCGCGCATCGTCCACCACGCCAACGTCCTCATCGACCGCACCGCCTCCCTCCGCCACGCCCATCCAGCCGACTGGCAGCAAGGCATCCCCGGCATGGACATCAACGTCGACTCCGGCGACAACTTCGACCCCGACAGCCACTTCCTCTTCTGGAAGCCTGACTCGACCGCCCTCATCGAACCCGAAGGCATGCCCTGGCGGCTCGACGAGGGCAACGACCTCGTGTTGAATCTCCACCTGAAGCCTTCCGGCAAGCCAGAGTCCACCCGCGTCCGCATAGGGCTCTACTTCACCGACAAACCCGCCACCCGCCATCCCATGCTCCTCCAGCTCCAGCACGACGCCGCCCTCGATATCCCTCCCGGCGACGCCAGCTTCTCCATCGAAGATTCGCTAAAGCTCCCCGTCGCCGTGGACGTCCTTGGCATCTACCCCCACGCCCACTACCTCTGCAAGCGCATGGAGGCCTGGGCGACCCTGCCATCTGGACAGCGCCGCGACCTCGTCCTCATCACCGACTGGGACATCAACCGCCAGAGCGTCTATCGCCTCGCCCACCCGCTCCCGCTGCCCGCAGGCTCCGTCCTGCACATGCGCTACCTCTACGACAACTCCGCCGCCAACCCCCGCAACCCGCACACGCCTCCCGTCCGCGTCCACGCCGGCAACCGCTCCGAAGACGAGATGGGCCACTTCTGGATACAAGTTCTCCCCCAGCCGTCGAGCACCATGACCGAGATCCAGGCTCGCGAGTCCCTCGAACGCGCCTGGATGGAGTCCGTCCTCCGCAAGTCTCCACAAGACCCCATTGCCCTCTACAACCTAGCCTCACTCGACCTGTCCGAAGGCAAGCCCGCCCAGGCCGCCGACCGTTACCGCAAGCTTCTCGTCGAGAAACCAGACGACCCACGCACCCTCACCGCCCTTGGCTCAGCCCTCGAAGCCAGCGGCGATCTCCCTGCCGCCCAAGCCCAGTTCCGCGCCGCCCACACCGCCGATTCAACCTACGCCGACGCCACCTTCGACCTCGCCGCGCTCGATCTCCGTCTCGCCACTGCAACCGAATCCGCGCCCAACGCAGACGCCAACCTCACCGAGGCCGAATCCCTCTTCTTGATCGTCCTGGCCACCCACCCCAACGATTCCGAAGCCGAGCACCAACTCTCCCTCCTCTACGCCGCCGAGGGTCGCCTCGCCAACTCCCTCGCCCACCTTCAGCGCTGGCAATCCCTCGCCCCCACCGACCCCGAACCACACCGCGCCCTCGCCCAGGTCTACATGCAGATGGGCCAGCTACCCGACGCCATCCGGGAACAGCAATCAGTCGTCACCCTCCTGCCCAACTCCTCCAACGACTGGAGCGACCTGGGCGTCATGCAGGCCCGCTCCGGCGACAAAGCCTCCGCCCGCCACTCCCTCGAACAGGCCATCAAGATCGACCCCACCAACCAGGCCGCCCAAAGCAACCTCACCATGTTGAAGTAA
- a CDS encoding PilZ domain-containing protein, which produces MNGFKKEKRAEVRLPIAIGASVTLRDWPLPNPAMTVNLNSNGALLRFDTPIDLSLGDVIMCDFARPEVDVKNGAPGHWARGEVVRISGNDVALQFLESSFFVGIRKKRTIAA; this is translated from the coding sequence ATGAATGGATTTAAGAAGGAAAAAAGGGCCGAAGTGCGGCTTCCTATCGCAATTGGGGCGAGTGTCACGCTGCGGGACTGGCCGCTGCCGAATCCGGCGATGACGGTGAATCTGAACTCCAACGGTGCTCTGCTGCGCTTCGACACGCCGATTGACCTGTCGCTGGGAGACGTCATCATGTGCGACTTCGCCAGGCCTGAGGTGGACGTCAAGAACGGTGCGCCTGGACATTGGGCACGCGGAGAGGTCGTTCGAATCTCAGGCAATGACGTGGCGCTCCAGTTTCTTGAGAGCAGCTTCTTTGTGGGCATTAGGAAAAAGCGCACGATCGCGGCGTAG
- a CDS encoding adenylosuccinate synthase has translation MTQRKSAVILGAQWGDEGKGKIVDVLSEKFSVVARYAGGHNAGHTVIIKGKKFVLQLIPCGVLRPECKGVIGNGVVLDPMAFLNEVKKLKDAGLPVDEQLFVSNRAQVILPYHRMIELAAENAPGRTKIGTTSRGIGPAYEDKMHRSGLRVVDLLNSALLRTHIQNACFEKNTIAHALFGTEPLDPKAMYEEYARAAEKIAPFVTDTAVLLNDAIKNGEKVMFEGAQGALLDIDHGTYPFVTSSSATAGGAVTGTGVGPTSIGTVIGVTKAYVTRVGEGPFPTEIHDNSADLLRARGQEYGAVTGRPRRCGWLDLPLLRYSNMINGTEWLVVTKMDVMDECAEIPVCTGYRINGQVTDVIPADMRGFESIQPIYTTLKGWNCSTEGITEFDKLPQLAQDYLRFVEKESGAKIGMVSTGPDRDQTMVLPEFEDLLRS, from the coding sequence GTGACTCAGCGCAAATCAGCGGTAATTCTTGGTGCCCAGTGGGGCGATGAAGGCAAAGGCAAGATCGTCGACGTGCTCTCGGAGAAGTTCTCCGTCGTAGCCCGCTACGCCGGTGGTCACAACGCGGGCCACACCGTCATCATCAAGGGCAAGAAGTTTGTGCTGCAGTTGATCCCTTGCGGCGTGCTTCGTCCGGAGTGCAAAGGCGTCATCGGCAACGGCGTCGTGCTCGACCCCATGGCCTTCCTCAACGAAGTCAAGAAGCTCAAGGACGCCGGCCTTCCGGTAGACGAACAGCTCTTCGTCTCGAACCGCGCACAGGTGATCCTCCCCTACCACCGCATGATCGAGCTCGCAGCCGAGAACGCCCCCGGCCGCACGAAGATCGGCACCACCAGTCGCGGCATCGGCCCGGCGTACGAAGACAAGATGCACCGCAGCGGCCTCCGCGTCGTCGACCTGCTGAACTCCGCTCTGCTGCGCACCCACATCCAGAACGCCTGCTTCGAGAAGAACACCATCGCCCACGCGCTCTTTGGCACCGAGCCGCTCGACCCCAAGGCCATGTACGAGGAGTACGCCCGCGCCGCCGAGAAGATCGCGCCCTTCGTCACCGACACCGCCGTCCTTCTGAACGACGCCATCAAGAACGGCGAAAAGGTCATGTTCGAAGGCGCTCAGGGAGCCCTGCTCGATATCGACCACGGAACCTACCCCTTCGTGACCAGTTCCTCAGCGACAGCCGGGGGCGCCGTCACAGGAACCGGCGTAGGCCCGACCAGCATCGGCACCGTCATCGGCGTCACCAAGGCTTACGTCACCCGTGTCGGCGAAGGCCCGTTCCCCACCGAGATCCACGACAACTCCGCCGACCTGCTCCGCGCCCGCGGCCAGGAGTACGGCGCCGTCACCGGCCGTCCGCGCCGCTGCGGCTGGCTCGACCTTCCCCTGCTCCGTTACTCCAACATGATCAACGGGACGGAGTGGCTGGTCGTCACCAAGATGGACGTAATGGACGAGTGCGCCGAGATCCCTGTCTGCACCGGTTACCGCATCAACGGTCAGGTCACGGACGTGATCCCCGCCGACATGCGCGGCTTCGAGTCGATCCAGCCGATCTACACCACCCTCAAGGGCTGGAACTGCTCCACCGAAGGCATCACGGAGTTCGACAAACTCCCGCAACTGGCGCAGGATTATCTCCGCTTCGTCGAGAAGGAGTCCGGAGCGAAGATCGGCATGGTCTCGACCGGCCCGGATCGCGACCAGACCATGGTGCTGCCCGAGTTTGAAGATCTGCTCCGAAGCTAA
- a CDS encoding KAP family P-loop NTPase fold protein produces MDAVANFLADPHTKTPLTLSIEGSWGSGKSSFMLQLEDALRAKGRKKLVRFNAWQYNADDGLWAVFIRDFDRQMNKSLTIRERIAARFRLIRLRISWQDTIETLKMVFGVVLTTIALVAIGQYLYLHFSTFAGDFWSEKDPTKAAGKTLAVIGGMGGSAAALLLFFHQLGDLLGSPANLKKGTKLFSRPSYTEKLPLIDQITHDFQSLVTAYAGNDDVYVFIDDLDRCEYSKAAELLQSMLTLLSSAPRIGLILGLDRDKVAAALAAKQEKLLPYLYNVDARDTFAVGMQYGHRFLEKFIQLSYALPVPRVSGLKAMINPDVKPPEELFPPSQKSAKAIQIVNGEDDSGTLNQCIDMADAVFDHNPRNVKQFINAFRLQTFIANETGLLGSTGATRVGAALTLPQFAKFVALCTRWSRLVEAVIAKPNLMKALEDAAWKRSSTYAVPGETPMETGMPDEVKSWLKDGHLVALLCFGGQAGEFSIAQLDFRRLSEIVPVPAGQFVPGLREDAPLPPQRVVHVESKSSPIKRTASSK; encoded by the coding sequence GTGGATGCGGTCGCCAATTTCCTGGCCGACCCGCATACGAAGACTCCCTTGACGCTGTCGATTGAAGGAAGTTGGGGATCGGGCAAGTCCTCGTTCATGTTGCAACTCGAGGATGCGCTCAGAGCTAAAGGGCGGAAGAAACTCGTTCGCTTCAATGCCTGGCAATACAACGCGGACGATGGACTGTGGGCGGTCTTTATCCGCGACTTTGACCGGCAGATGAATAAGAGCCTGACGATTCGTGAAAGGATTGCCGCTCGCTTCCGGCTGATTCGGTTGCGGATCTCGTGGCAGGACACAATAGAGACGCTGAAGATGGTGTTCGGGGTCGTTTTGACTACGATCGCATTGGTTGCGATCGGGCAGTATCTCTACCTTCATTTTTCTACATTTGCGGGCGACTTCTGGTCTGAGAAGGATCCGACGAAGGCTGCGGGAAAGACGCTTGCCGTGATCGGTGGGATGGGAGGATCGGCGGCGGCGCTGCTGTTATTTTTTCATCAGCTCGGCGACTTACTTGGCAGTCCGGCCAACCTGAAGAAGGGGACAAAGCTGTTCTCTCGGCCAAGTTATACGGAAAAGCTGCCGCTGATCGATCAGATCACGCATGACTTCCAGTCGCTGGTGACTGCGTATGCGGGCAATGATGACGTCTATGTGTTTATCGACGATCTGGATCGTTGCGAATACTCGAAGGCGGCTGAATTGCTGCAATCCATGCTGACTCTGCTGAGCAGTGCTCCTCGGATTGGGCTGATTCTTGGGCTCGACCGGGACAAGGTCGCGGCGGCGCTCGCGGCCAAGCAGGAAAAACTTCTGCCTTACCTTTACAACGTGGACGCGAGGGATACGTTTGCGGTAGGGATGCAGTACGGGCATCGGTTCCTGGAAAAGTTTATCCAGCTGTCGTACGCGCTGCCGGTGCCGCGGGTGTCGGGATTAAAGGCGATGATCAATCCTGATGTGAAGCCGCCGGAGGAGTTATTTCCGCCGAGCCAGAAGTCGGCGAAGGCGATCCAGATCGTGAATGGAGAAGACGATTCTGGCACGCTGAACCAATGCATCGACATGGCCGATGCTGTCTTCGACCATAATCCGCGGAACGTCAAACAATTCATTAATGCATTCCGATTGCAGACCTTTATCGCGAACGAAACTGGACTGCTGGGAAGCACAGGCGCGACCCGTGTGGGAGCAGCGTTGACGCTTCCACAGTTTGCGAAGTTCGTCGCGCTTTGCACGAGGTGGTCTAGGTTGGTGGAGGCTGTAATCGCAAAGCCCAACTTGATGAAGGCGTTGGAAGATGCCGCGTGGAAACGCTCATCCACTTATGCTGTGCCTGGCGAGACACCTATGGAGACTGGAATGCCCGATGAGGTTAAGTCGTGGCTCAAGGATGGGCACCTTGTAGCACTACTCTGTTTTGGAGGCCAAGCGGGGGAGTTCTCTATTGCACAGCTTGATTTTCGGCGGCTTAGCGAGATTGTTCCGGTTCCGGCAGGGCAGTTCGTGCCGGGGTTGAGAGAAGATGCTCCCCTGCCGCCGCAAAGAGTTGTTCACGTTGAATCGAAGAGCTCCCCCATAAAACGCACGGCCTCGTCGAAGTGA